The following are from one region of the Stigmatella ashevillena genome:
- a CDS encoding RecQ family ATP-dependent DNA helicase: protein MKTALKQEALQLLCSAEANPKAEFRDGQWEAIEALVSHHARVLVVQRTGWGKSMVYFVATELLRHQGRGVTLVISPLISLMTNQLDAARRVGLNAVTVNSANKEDWESVKQEVLSGAAHLLVISPEKLFNKHFQDEVLLPVISRMGMVVIDEAHCISDWGHDFRPKYRRIVSFLKLLPLTVPVLATTATANARVVEDVQEQFGGKLQVMRGPLVRESLRLQTLQLPTQPARLAWLVEHLGKLPGTGIIYCLTVRDARRVSEWLERNGIAAPVYSGQMDDTQRPVLEQALLGNKVKALVATSALGMGFDKPDIGFVVHFQRPASVVHYYQQVGRAGRKLDNAVGILLGGTEDDEIAEYFIESAFPPAAQIAEVLAALEQADDGASIPELQASLNLSQGTLEKVLTLAETLAPAPVTKLGSRYKRTPVLYTHDQERIDKLLALRKEEQRVMQVYMSTRDCLMQFLAKELGDSAVPQCGRCANCSGKPIVDAQYAPALATRAHEFLNQRAEIISPRKRWQGGLLKRRGTIKPELLAEEGRALCAWADGGWGDVVREGKQRTHRFDEGLVEAAAEFIRSRWKPTPSPTWVTCVPSLRERTLVQDFATRLATVLQLPFVVCITKVKNTAPQKSMGNSYHQERNLDGAFQVDAALVRTEPVLLVDDIVDSRWTFTVLVAELREAGAGPVHPFALANTAHQGGD from the coding sequence AGCATGGTCTACTTCGTGGCGACCGAGTTGCTGCGGCATCAGGGGAGAGGTGTGACCCTTGTCATCTCACCACTCATCTCCCTCATGACGAACCAGCTCGATGCGGCCCGTCGCGTCGGGCTCAACGCCGTGACCGTCAACTCGGCGAACAAGGAGGACTGGGAGAGCGTGAAGCAGGAGGTACTCTCTGGAGCGGCTCACCTCCTCGTCATCTCCCCCGAGAAGCTGTTCAACAAACACTTCCAGGACGAAGTGTTGCTTCCGGTCATCTCGCGGATGGGGATGGTCGTCATCGACGAAGCGCACTGCATCTCGGATTGGGGCCACGACTTTCGCCCGAAGTACCGGCGTATCGTCTCCTTCCTCAAGCTCCTGCCGCTGACCGTGCCGGTGCTCGCGACGACAGCCACGGCGAACGCACGCGTCGTCGAGGATGTCCAGGAGCAGTTCGGCGGAAAGCTCCAGGTCATGCGGGGGCCGCTCGTCCGCGAGAGCCTCAGGCTCCAGACGCTCCAACTCCCGACGCAACCGGCCCGGCTGGCGTGGCTCGTGGAACACCTGGGCAAGCTCCCTGGCACTGGCATCATCTATTGCCTTACGGTGCGAGACGCGCGCCGCGTGAGTGAATGGCTTGAGCGCAACGGCATTGCCGCGCCCGTTTACTCCGGCCAGATGGATGACACGCAGCGCCCCGTGCTCGAGCAGGCGCTGCTGGGCAACAAAGTGAAGGCCCTCGTCGCGACGTCAGCCCTGGGGATGGGCTTCGACAAGCCCGACATTGGCTTCGTCGTCCATTTCCAGCGACCTGCCTCCGTCGTCCACTACTATCAGCAGGTAGGCCGCGCGGGGCGAAAGCTCGATAACGCGGTGGGCATTTTGCTCGGCGGCACCGAGGACGACGAGATCGCCGAGTACTTCATCGAGTCCGCCTTTCCACCCGCGGCACAGATAGCGGAGGTGCTCGCCGCACTGGAGCAGGCCGACGACGGTGCCTCCATTCCAGAGCTTCAGGCGTCACTCAATCTTTCCCAAGGAACACTCGAGAAGGTCCTGACTCTTGCGGAGACGCTGGCGCCTGCGCCGGTAACGAAGCTGGGCTCTCGCTACAAGCGAACTCCGGTGCTTTACACCCATGATCAAGAGCGGATCGACAAGCTCCTCGCGCTGCGCAAGGAGGAGCAACGCGTCATGCAGGTGTACATGAGCACACGCGACTGCTTGATGCAGTTCCTTGCGAAGGAACTGGGAGACTCGGCGGTCCCGCAGTGCGGCAGATGCGCGAACTGCTCTGGCAAGCCCATCGTGGACGCCCAATATGCCCCTGCGCTCGCGACTCGGGCGCATGAGTTCCTGAATCAGCGCGCGGAGATCATCTCCCCGCGCAAGAGATGGCAGGGAGGGCTCCTCAAACGCCGCGGGACGATCAAACCAGAACTCCTCGCTGAAGAAGGACGGGCACTCTGCGCCTGGGCGGATGGGGGCTGGGGAGATGTCGTCCGCGAGGGGAAACAGAGGACCCATCGGTTCGATGAGGGGCTGGTCGAGGCCGCAGCCGAGTTCATTCGAAGCCGCTGGAAGCCCACACCAAGCCCCACCTGGGTGACCTGCGTCCCATCACTCCGCGAGAGGACGCTGGTCCAGGATTTCGCCACCCGTCTCGCGACAGTGCTTCAACTCCCGTTCGTGGTGTGCATCACCAAGGTGAAGAACACGGCACCCCAGAAGTCGATGGGCAACAGCTATCACCAGGAGCGCAACCTGGATGGCGCGTTTCAAGTGGATGCGGCCCTGGTTCGCACCGAGCCCGTGCTCCTGGTGGACGACATTGTCGACTCCCGGTGGACCTTCACAGTGCTCGTTGCGGAACTGCGCGAGGCAGGCGCAGGTCCAGTCCACCCTTTCGCGCTCGCCAATACGGCCCATCAGGGGGGAGACTGA
- a CDS encoding DNA-processing protein DprA → MVQPTLDTQALLLLLSRLGQSRAEPAPLTAKDYDRLALWLQHQGLRPRDLLRAEGRTRLRQGAVRFVDGDRVEALLDRGGALGLALEGWLSKGLWVIGRGDPDYPRRLKQKLRREAPPLLFGAGARSGLDAGGVAIVGSRAADVAALQFTQRLAQRCARAGLVTISGGAKGVDREAMTAAFAAGGRVIGVLPGDLERAALEKTFRKALEDERMTLLSPYDPGARFTVWSAMDRNKDVYALSDFGVVVSSDFDKGGTWAGALENLQARWVPLFVRAEPGTLEGNSRLVERGCIPLNSEDVGGASDWGTWLRRRATVAGEAPSFPPEQSDLPI, encoded by the coding sequence ATGGTGCAGCCCACTTTAGATACTCAAGCCCTGCTGTTGCTGCTGAGTCGGCTCGGGCAGTCGCGGGCAGAGCCTGCACCGCTGACCGCGAAGGACTACGATCGGCTGGCCCTCTGGCTCCAGCACCAGGGACTCCGTCCGAGGGACCTCCTCCGAGCGGAAGGCCGGACGCGGCTGCGGCAAGGAGCCGTCCGCTTCGTGGATGGGGACAGGGTGGAAGCCCTGCTAGATCGAGGGGGCGCCCTGGGTTTGGCGCTGGAGGGCTGGCTCTCGAAGGGGCTGTGGGTCATCGGGCGCGGAGATCCGGACTACCCCCGTCGGCTCAAGCAGAAGCTGCGCCGCGAGGCCCCGCCCCTCTTGTTCGGCGCGGGGGCGAGATCGGGACTGGACGCAGGGGGCGTGGCCATCGTGGGTTCGCGAGCCGCGGACGTCGCGGCGCTTCAGTTCACCCAACGGCTCGCGCAGCGCTGCGCCAGGGCTGGGCTGGTGACGATCTCGGGGGGCGCGAAGGGTGTGGACCGGGAGGCGATGACAGCGGCGTTCGCCGCGGGGGGGCGCGTGATCGGCGTCCTCCCGGGAGATCTGGAGCGCGCGGCGCTCGAGAAGACCTTCCGGAAGGCGCTCGAAGACGAGCGAATGACGCTGCTGTCGCCTTACGATCCTGGCGCGCGCTTCACGGTCTGGAGCGCCATGGATCGCAACAAAGACGTCTACGCGCTCAGCGACTTCGGTGTGGTCGTGAGCTCGGACTTTGACAAGGGCGGCACATGGGCAGGAGCGCTGGAGAACCTCCAGGCGCGCTGGGTGCCGCTCTTCGTCCGAGCCGAGCCAGGCACGCTGGAGGGAAATTCCCGCCTCGTCGAGCGTGGCTGCATCCCGCTCAACTCGGAGGATGTAGGGGGAGCATCGGATTGGGGCACTTGGCTCCGCCGTAGAGCCACGGTGGCGGGAGAAGCCCCCTCATTCCCACCCGAGCAATCCGATTTACCTATCTGA